Genomic segment of Paenibacillus sp. FSL R5-0623:
TACTGTCTTATCCCTCGCGAGTACAGATTTGAGCTGTTAGCATATTGTCACCTGTCGGAGAAACTTCGAATCTTTCAGGTAAGTCGGCTGCAGAAGATACGAATATTGCCACGCACGTTTCGCAAAGAGGATCATCTCATACAATCGCATTTCCACATTCCTTGGGCATACGAGGGAAGTACGGAGTGGACAGCGTTCAAAATTCGATTTGCACCCCATGCTGTGAAGCGAGTGATGCAGGAGCAATTTTTTATGCGACCGATCCTAACCATTGAACCGGAAGGTAGCCTGTTATTTGAAGCCATATTAAGTGATGTTGACGAATTTCTCGTATGGATATCTAAATATGGACCTGATGCGGAAATCCTCGAACCGGAGATCTGCCGCATCAAGATGAAAGAACGTCTGAATGATTGGCAACAAATGTACAATAAAAGTTGAGATTAGAATGCCATCCATCCTAAGGCAAAATACGATTAAGTAGCATGCTGTGGACGTTTACTCTTTGGTTTTGAAAAGGCTTGCCAGATTGCCAAAAGGTGATTCTTTCTCTTCATCTTCTGTGGAGCTGGAATACACGACCTTGGATGTAATGCCCTCATCGTCTGCTGCACAATTGTTTTCGAGAGTGAATCGGTCAAATTGATGCATAAATACCTTTGCTGTATTGATGGCATCATCCAAGGCACGGTGCTGGGTACCATCAAATTCAATTCCGCAGATTTCAAGAGCCTGAGCGAGCCCCAGTTGACGGAATTTGCCTTCTTTGCGGACGGTGCGGGACCACTGTTGCTGGAGATCGTTATGATTGGTGATCCAGGCCACATCAAGTTGATGGGTACGACAATGAGAGATCAGTTTGCTGCGGTCATCGGGTCCCCAGGAACACATGTAATAGGGCTCACTTCCCATCCAGGCAATGAATTGGTTCAGTGCTGCCGGGAAAAGAGGGGCTGCATCAATATCTTTCTGCGTGATACCTGTAAATTGAATCGTGTCAGTGGACAGCACGGACTTGTTGGAAGGACGAACATACGTATGGAACGTATCCGTTACGACCAATCCATCGGCACTTTCCGTAACTTTGACGGCACCGATATCAATAATTTCAGAAGAATAGCGAGTATTGCGGCTTACCGTGAATTCAAGATCATATATGATATATGGCATGGGACAAGCTCCTTTATCGATTAATACCTGTGATAGATTTCTATTTCTCTATATTACAGGGAACGTGCTGCCATGTCAGCCATCGCCAGAGAATTCATTGTAGTCAGGATGAACGGACAGTCTGAGTGTTTAATGATTTTTCTAATGCATTTCCGGTTTTGGTAAGTCTTTACTTCGCCAAAAGTGGTCGTTATAATGAGGAAAGTTAGGGACTTTCCTATGTTTTGTTTGTATTTATGGCAACATAAAAGTAGAATTTTACGTCTTATTAT
This window contains:
- a CDS encoding 3'-5' exonuclease yields the protein MPYIIYDLEFTVSRNTRYSSEIIDIGAVKVTESADGLVVTDTFHTYVRPSNKSVLSTDTIQFTGITQKDIDAAPLFPAALNQFIAWMGSEPYYMCSWGPDDRSKLISHCRTHQLDVAWITNHNDLQQQWSRTVRKEGKFRQLGLAQALEICGIEFDGTQHRALDDAINTAKVFMHQFDRFTLENNCAADDEGITSKVVYSSSTEDEEKESPFGNLASLFKTKE